A region from the Polaribacter sp. Hel1_33_78 genome encodes:
- a CDS encoding nucleoside deaminase translates to MIQPFDDAYFMKRALQQAEIAFDKGEVPVGAIIVFKNQIIARAHNLTETLNDVTAHAEMQAFTAAADFLGGKYLKDCELYVTLEPCQMCAGGSYWTQIGKIVYGASEPERGFRNLKTTLHPKTKVVSGILENECSQLLKRFFVEKRNLN, encoded by the coding sequence TTCAACCTTTTGATGATGCTTATTTTATGAAAAGAGCCTTACAGCAAGCGGAAATTGCTTTTGATAAAGGGGAAGTTCCAGTCGGAGCAATTATCGTATTTAAAAATCAAATTATTGCTAGAGCTCACAATTTAACGGAAACATTAAATGATGTAACTGCGCACGCCGAAATGCAAGCTTTTACAGCTGCTGCAGATTTTTTAGGCGGAAAATACTTAAAAGATTGTGAATTGTATGTTACTTTAGAACCATGTCAAATGTGTGCAGGCGGAAGTTATTGGACACAAATTGGCAAAATAGTTTACGGTGCTTCAGAACCAGAAAGAGGATTTAGAAATTTAAAAACTACGTTACACCCTAAAACCAAAGTTGTTAGTGGGATCTTAGAAAATGAATGTTCTCAGCTTTTAAAACGTTTTTTTGTTGAGAAACGAAATTTAAATTAA
- a CDS encoding SCO family protein — MDLNFFKKSKLTVIFLIVFSTISIPVFYHLLKVDKKLKVYNPADVNPSLVDVSLKHITKDHTISNFELTNQNGETITNKNYKDKIYVADFFFTRCTNICIAMAYNMSELQEYYKNDNDIMFLSHSVTPVIDSVSVLKTYAENKGVIDGKWNVTTGSKKHIYELARKSYFAVLEDGDGGENDFIHTEQFVLVDKERRLRGYYDGTEKKDMEKLKKDIALLKEEYTNK; from the coding sequence ATGGATTTAAATTTTTTTAAAAAAAGCAAACTAACAGTCATTTTTTTAATAGTCTTTTCCACTATTTCAATTCCTGTTTTTTATCATTTATTAAAAGTTGATAAAAAATTAAAAGTTTATAATCCTGCAGATGTAAATCCAAGTTTGGTTGATGTTTCTTTAAAACATATTACAAAAGATCATACAATTTCAAATTTCGAATTGACAAATCAAAATGGAGAAACCATTACCAATAAAAACTATAAAGATAAAATTTATGTAGCGGATTTCTTTTTTACACGTTGTACAAATATCTGCATTGCCATGGCTTATAACATGAGTGAATTACAAGAATATTATAAAAATGATAATGACATTATGTTTTTATCACATTCTGTAACTCCGGTTATTGATAGTGTTTCTGTATTAAAAACATACGCAGAAAACAAAGGTGTTATAGATGGAAAATGGAATGTAACTACAGGCTCAAAAAAACATATATATGAGTTGGCGAGAAAAAGTTATTTTGCCGTTCTTGAAGATGGTGATGGAGGTGAAAATGATTTTATTCATACAGAGCAATTTGTATTAGTTGATAAAGAAAGACGTTTACGGGGATATTACGATGGCACAGAGAAAAAAGATATGGAAAAATTGAAGAAAGATATAGCTCTTTTAAAAGAGGAATATACCAACAAATAA
- a CDS encoding PLP-dependent aminotransferase family protein: MIDSPVNALFKQLIVFDKSLSTPVYLQVSQQIVNTIQRGYLIKGTILPGTRVLGELLQVHRNTAVAIYEELASQGWVEIIPNKGTFVLEPALKEAKIKAHFQKINQAYTYAKATSFPFQKSFHLASTVQLTKAKYTINDGKPDLRLHPVHQFTRWYSASMKRKTLIKKWNRPNECSYSIFQTQLCNYLNATRGFHIRPDNIISTRSAEMSLYIVSQLLIKQNDLVLVGHLSNYASNMIFQQAGATIKTIPGDTNGLDIGYIKKHFIKKSIRCVYICANRDYPTGVKLSVERRLQLLQLAKEFGFAIIEDDYDYDFQFEGSAMLPIASADANGMVIYLGRLGQSLFPSFQTGFVVAPENLISEANNYLQLLDQQGDLIQEQMLSELINEGEIYRLMKKNIVIYKQRRDCLCKLLTEYFGAIAEWDIPSGGLAIWLKFKPKISLVKLAEEAEKNDLFLPQTVLYQDKNTCAVRFGFGHLDLSEMEPVIKKLKSTYRKVVLQ, translated from the coding sequence ATGATAGATAGTCCGGTTAATGCTCTTTTTAAACAACTAATTGTTTTTGACAAATCTTTGTCCACACCTGTTTATCTGCAAGTTTCACAACAAATTGTAAATACCATACAACGTGGCTATTTAATCAAAGGCACAATTCTACCAGGAACTCGTGTTTTAGGAGAGCTATTGCAGGTTCATAGAAATACAGCAGTGGCTATCTACGAAGAACTGGCCTCTCAGGGTTGGGTAGAAATAATACCGAATAAAGGCACATTTGTTTTAGAACCAGCCCTGAAAGAAGCAAAAATAAAAGCTCATTTCCAAAAAATAAATCAGGCATATACTTATGCGAAAGCAACAAGTTTTCCCTTTCAAAAATCATTTCATTTAGCATCAACTGTTCAGTTAACAAAAGCAAAATATACTATTAACGATGGTAAACCCGATTTACGCTTGCACCCAGTGCATCAGTTTACGAGGTGGTATAGTGCTAGCATGAAACGAAAAACATTAATTAAAAAATGGAACAGACCCAATGAATGTTCATATTCCATATTTCAAACTCAGCTATGTAATTATTTAAATGCAACCCGCGGTTTTCATATAAGACCAGATAACATCATTAGCACACGTAGTGCAGAAATGAGTTTGTACATCGTCTCTCAATTACTAATAAAACAAAACGATTTAGTATTAGTAGGTCATTTAAGTAATTATGCCTCTAACATGATTTTTCAACAAGCAGGTGCAACAATCAAAACAATTCCTGGGGATACGAATGGTTTGGATATTGGATATATAAAAAAACATTTCATAAAAAAAAGTATTCGGTGTGTGTATATATGTGCCAATAGAGATTATCCAACGGGAGTAAAATTAAGCGTAGAACGTCGCTTACAGTTGTTACAGCTTGCTAAAGAGTTTGGATTTGCTATTATTGAAGATGATTACGATTATGATTTTCAGTTTGAAGGCTCTGCAATGTTGCCAATAGCGAGTGCAGATGCGAACGGTATGGTTATTTATTTAGGAAGACTTGGGCAATCATTATTTCCAAGTTTTCAAACAGGTTTTGTAGTAGCTCCAGAAAATCTGATATCAGAAGCAAATAATTATCTACAATTGCTAGACCAACAAGGCGACTTAATACAAGAACAGATGCTGTCGGAGTTAATTAATGAAGGTGAAATTTATCGCCTCATGAAAAAGAACATTGTAATTTATAAACAAAGGCGCGATTGTCTATGCAAGCTCTTAACTGAATATTTTGGAGCAATTGCAGAATGGGACATACCCTCGGGTGGGTTGGCTATTTGGTTAAAATTTAAACCTAAAATATCATTAGTAAAACTGGCCGAAGAAGCCGAAAAAAATGATTTATTTCTACCACAGACTGTTTTATATCAGGATAAAAATACCTGTGCTGTTCGTTTTGGTTTTGGACATTTAGATCTATCAGAAATGGAACCTGTAATTAAAAAACTAAAAAGTACTTATCGTAAAGTAGTTCTACAATAA
- the rseP gene encoding RIP metalloprotease RseP: MEILIKASQFILSLSLLIVLHELGHFIPAKLFKTRVEKFYLFFDYKFSIFKKKIGETVYGIGWIPLGGYVKISGMIDESMDTEQMALPPQPWEFRSKPAWQRLIIMLGGVFVNFVLGIFIYICLMWAYGEKYLPNENVKDGVWVQDSLAMNLGIQTGDKILTIDGEKIKKFSELTIGFVNGNEFQIERNGQVEDKQIPEDFISQLVERGKNAGPVLLPRYPFVIAGISEGSPNKTSDLKAKDIVIGINGNAIKYFDEAKTQLDKFKNETITVTVKRGNEIKEIAVEVTNDGKLGVGLGQLSFKDLEKLEYYKLASFEYSFAQAIPAGWNKSWKTLTDYVKQLKKIFNPSTGAYKGLGGFISIGSIFPAEWSAESFWTITAFLSIMLGFMNLLPIPALDGGHVVFTLWEMITGKKPGDKFLEYAQVVGFILLIALLIFANGNDIFRLFK; the protein is encoded by the coding sequence ATGGAAATATTAATAAAAGCATCGCAATTTATACTGAGTTTATCTTTACTAATTGTTTTGCACGAATTGGGGCATTTTATCCCTGCAAAATTATTTAAAACTAGAGTTGAAAAATTCTACTTATTCTTCGATTATAAATTCTCAATTTTCAAGAAAAAAATTGGTGAAACTGTTTATGGTATTGGCTGGATTCCCTTAGGAGGTTACGTAAAAATCTCTGGAATGATCGATGAAAGTATGGATACTGAACAAATGGCCTTACCCCCACAACCTTGGGAGTTTCGTTCTAAACCTGCATGGCAACGTCTCATTATTATGCTAGGAGGAGTTTTTGTGAATTTTGTTTTAGGAATTTTCATTTATATCTGTTTAATGTGGGCATATGGTGAAAAATATTTGCCAAATGAAAATGTAAAAGATGGTGTTTGGGTGCAAGACTCATTAGCCATGAATTTAGGAATACAAACGGGTGATAAAATTTTAACGATTGATGGAGAAAAAATTAAAAAATTCTCTGAATTAACCATAGGATTTGTCAATGGAAATGAGTTTCAAATTGAAAGAAACGGACAAGTTGAAGATAAACAAATTCCTGAAGATTTTATATCTCAATTAGTAGAGAGAGGTAAAAATGCAGGCCCAGTTTTATTACCGCGTTACCCATTTGTAATTGCAGGTATTTCAGAAGGTTCTCCAAATAAAACATCAGATTTAAAAGCGAAAGACATAGTAATTGGGATCAATGGAAATGCTATTAAATATTTTGATGAAGCTAAAACTCAACTTGATAAATTTAAAAATGAAACCATTACAGTTACTGTAAAAAGAGGCAATGAGATTAAAGAAATTGCTGTAGAAGTAACAAATGATGGTAAATTAGGTGTTGGTCTTGGTCAATTATCTTTTAAAGATTTAGAAAAACTTGAGTATTATAAATTAGCCAGTTTTGAGTATTCTTTTGCCCAGGCAATTCCTGCTGGATGGAATAAATCTTGGAAAACCTTAACGGACTATGTAAAGCAATTAAAAAAGATTTTTAATCCAAGTACTGGGGCCTATAAAGGGTTAGGCGGTTTTATTTCTATTGGAAGTATTTTCCCTGCCGAATGGAGTGCAGAATCATTTTGGACTATTACAGCTTTCTTATCTATTATGCTTGGGTTTATGAACTTGTTGCCAATTCCTGCTTTAGATGGTGGACACGTTGTTTTTACACTTTGGGAAATGATTACCGGTAAAAAACCAGGAGATAAATTTTTAGAATATGCTCAAGTAGTTGGTTTTATTCTACTAATTGCCTTATTGATTTTTGCCAATGGAAATGATATTTTTAGGCTATTTAAGTAA
- a CDS encoding helix-turn-helix domain-containing protein — MTSANLSTLKFRKTKAIHFSTIATILEALVCSSADILKFMVN, encoded by the coding sequence ATTACCTCAGCAAATTTATCCACCTTAAAATTTAGAAAAACAAAAGCAATCCATTTTTCAACGATAGCTACTATTCTTGAAGCACTTGTCTGTTCGTCAGCAGATATTCTAAAATTCATGGTAAATTAA
- a CDS encoding DUF2911 domain-containing protein yields the protein MQKAILSIIIFTITLISSTEFTAQEFSKIDVSPMDAAAHPNNWREANKLVKVVYSRPQLKGRSLDKLVPNDKVWRTGANEAAEITFYKDVTFGDKEVKAGTYTLFTIPTDGDWTVILSNHKNIWGSYFYKQEQDVARVSGKFSKSEKLIEAFSIVFDGEGDSTTMYLGWGNTIVSVPVKG from the coding sequence ATGCAAAAAGCTATTTTATCAATTATAATTTTTACGATTACTTTAATTTCATCAACAGAATTTACAGCACAGGAATTTTCAAAAATCGATGTAAGTCCTATGGATGCTGCTGCTCATCCTAATAATTGGAGAGAAGCTAATAAACTTGTAAAAGTAGTTTATAGTAGGCCTCAATTAAAAGGCAGGTCTTTAGATAAATTGGTTCCAAATGATAAAGTTTGGAGAACAGGTGCAAATGAAGCAGCAGAAATTACATTTTATAAAGACGTAACTTTTGGAGATAAAGAAGTAAAAGCGGGTACATATACACTGTTTACGATTCCTACAGATGGAGATTGGACGGTTATTTTAAGCAACCATAAAAATATTTGGGGTTCTTATTTTTATAAACAAGAACAAGATGTAGCAAGGGTTAGTGGTAAATTCTCAAAATCAGAAAAATTAATTGAAGCATTTTCTATTGTTTTTGATGGTGAAGGAGATAGTACAACTATGTATTTAGGTTGGGGAAATACAATTGTTTCTGTTCCTGTAAAGGGTTAA
- a CDS encoding FeoA family protein: MSTIASLHIGEIGYISEESLDFIPLKLLEMGCLPGAEVKLIQLAPLQDPLYICVNGSHLAIRKETAGKIQILKENS; encoded by the coding sequence TTGAGTACAATTGCATCTTTACATATTGGTGAAATAGGATATATTTCTGAAGAGTCATTAGATTTTATTCCTCTAAAATTATTAGAAATGGGGTGTTTGCCCGGAGCAGAAGTTAAGCTAATTCAATTAGCACCTCTGCAAGATCCTTTATACATCTGTGTTAACGGAAGTCATTTAGCGATTCGAAAAGAAACTGCTGGTAAAATTCAAATTCTAAAAGAGAATAGTTAA
- the feoB gene encoding ferrous iron transport protein B, with protein MSRKDIKVALIGNPNTGKTSLFNQLTGLNQKVGNYPGVTVDKKEGTSKLSSKQNAIITDLPGTYSINPTSIDESIVLKTLLKKDIKESPDVILVVADVENLKRNLLLFSQIKDLEIPTVLAINMVDQMHRKGISIDLSLLKKELNTEVILISARKNEGIKEVKEAIIRCHVAAKASPLCGVNHKIDPDYFNKLKEISPNYTLYELWLMVTQNNFPETITKEEKEKLLAFKQDVSKLKKYQHKETIYRYQEINKILKKTYIIDKTKATDLRGRLDKIFTHRIFGYVLFSLILLVIFQSIFDLASVPMDFIDATFAQLSDFTKSNLPSGVFTDLLTEGIIPGIGGVIIFIPQIAILFLFIAILEETGYMSRVVFLMDKIMRRFGMNGKSVIPLISGTACAIPAIMATRTISSWKERLITILVVPFTTCSARLPVYAILIALIIPDEKIFGFLNLQGLVLLSLYALGFLSAILAAYILHKTLKVESKSFFVVEMPNYKLPSIKNVFFEVVEKTKAFVFGAGKIILALSIVLWFLASNGGSDYQYAEESVIENSDNQNLNEDEIQQKIASVKLENSYIGTLGKTIEPVIRPLGYDWKIGIALITSFAAREVFIGTLATIYSVEADDEDTTTIKQKMASEINPDTGKKRFNFPVGMSLMVFYAFAMQCMATFAIVKRETKTWKWPLIQLFGMALLAYISSFLTYQILS; from the coding sequence ATGTCTAGAAAAGATATAAAAGTTGCTTTAATAGGAAATCCGAATACAGGAAAAACATCTCTTTTTAATCAGTTGACTGGTTTAAATCAAAAAGTAGGAAATTATCCAGGAGTTACGGTAGATAAAAAAGAAGGAACCAGTAAATTGTCTTCAAAACAAAATGCAATTATTACAGATTTGCCAGGAACCTACAGTATAAATCCTACTTCTATAGATGAAAGTATTGTCTTAAAAACTTTACTTAAAAAGGATATTAAAGAATCTCCGGACGTAATCTTAGTTGTTGCAGATGTAGAGAATTTGAAGAGAAATCTATTGTTGTTCTCTCAAATAAAAGATTTAGAAATTCCTACTGTTTTGGCAATTAATATGGTAGATCAAATGCATAGAAAAGGAATTTCTATTGATTTGTCTCTGTTAAAAAAGGAACTAAATACAGAAGTAATTTTAATAAGTGCCAGAAAAAACGAAGGAATAAAAGAAGTAAAAGAAGCAATTATACGCTGTCATGTAGCAGCAAAGGCATCACCTTTATGCGGTGTGAATCATAAAATTGATCCTGATTATTTTAATAAGTTAAAAGAAATAAGTCCTAATTACACTTTGTATGAATTATGGCTGATGGTTACTCAAAATAATTTTCCAGAAACCATAACTAAAGAGGAAAAAGAGAAGCTTTTAGCATTTAAACAAGATGTTTCTAAACTAAAGAAATATCAGCATAAAGAAACCATTTACCGCTACCAAGAAATCAATAAAATTTTAAAGAAAACCTATATAATAGACAAGACGAAGGCAACAGATTTGCGTGGTAGATTAGATAAAATTTTCACACACAGAATTTTTGGTTATGTATTATTTAGTTTGATTTTATTAGTTATTTTTCAATCTATTTTCGATTTGGCTTCCGTGCCAATGGATTTTATTGATGCTACTTTTGCGCAACTATCAGACTTTACAAAAAGTAATTTACCCAGTGGTGTGTTTACAGATTTATTGACAGAAGGAATTATTCCTGGAATAGGAGGAGTAATCATATTTATACCACAAATTGCCATTTTATTTTTATTCATTGCCATTCTAGAAGAAACCGGGTATATGAGCAGAGTAGTCTTTTTAATGGACAAAATAATGAGGCGTTTTGGAATGAACGGTAAAAGTGTAATTCCGTTAATTTCTGGAACAGCATGTGCAATTCCCGCAATTATGGCAACTAGAACTATTTCTAGTTGGAAAGAAAGATTGATTACTATTTTAGTAGTTCCTTTTACAACATGCTCTGCAAGATTGCCAGTTTATGCTATTTTAATTGCATTGATAATTCCAGATGAAAAAATTTTTGGATTTTTAAACTTACAAGGATTAGTGCTACTTTCTTTATATGCTTTAGGTTTTCTGTCGGCCATATTGGCTGCCTATATTTTGCATAAAACTTTAAAAGTAGAATCAAAATCATTTTTCGTAGTAGAAATGCCAAACTATAAATTACCATCTATAAAAAATGTGTTTTTTGAGGTTGTAGAAAAAACAAAAGCTTTTGTTTTCGGAGCAGGAAAAATTATTTTAGCATTGTCAATTGTTTTATGGTTTTTGGCTTCAAATGGAGGTTCAGATTATCAATATGCCGAAGAATCGGTTATTGAAAATAGTGACAATCAGAATTTAAATGAAGATGAAATTCAACAAAAAATAGCTTCCGTAAAATTAGAAAATTCTTATATAGGAACTCTTGGAAAAACAATAGAACCAGTTATAAGGCCTTTAGGATATGATTGGAAAATAGGAATTGCATTAATAACATCATTTGCAGCACGGGAAGTATTTATAGGTACGTTAGCAACAATATACAGTGTGGAAGCAGATGATGAAGATACAACCACTATTAAACAAAAAATGGCATCAGAAATAAATCCTGATACAGGCAAGAAGCGTTTTAATTTTCCTGTTGGCATGTCGTTAATGGTTTTTTATGCTTTTGCAATGCAATGTATGGCAACTTTTGCGATTGTAAAGCGTGAAACTAAAACATGGAAATGGCCACTAATCCAGTTATTTGGGATGGCTTTGTTGGCTTATATTTCATCATTTTTAACCTATCAAATTTTAAGTTAA
- the galE gene encoding UDP-glucose 4-epimerase GalE, with product MKKILVTGGLGFIGSHTVVELQNKGFEVVIIDNLSNTTIDVLGQITEITGTKPDFHQIDLRIKNDVKDFFKNNHVDGIIHFAAYKAVGESMGEPLEYYENNFNSLIYLLQEMRDRKLDNFIFSSSCTVYGQADKLPITEEAPVKAAESVYGNTKQVGEEIIKDTSKAHNINAIALRYFNPIGGHPSIKIGELPLGVPQNLIPFITQTAAGMREELSVFGNDYPTKDGTAVRDYIDVVDLARAHIAALRRLIDKKNKKSFEYFNVGSGNGSSVLEIINTFEKVNNIKLNYKIVGRREGDVVVAFADTAIANKELNWKTEISLEKTLETAWKWQLKQTV from the coding sequence ATGAAAAAAATATTAGTAACAGGAGGCTTAGGCTTTATAGGTTCTCACACTGTAGTAGAACTACAAAACAAAGGTTTTGAAGTAGTAATTATAGATAACTTATCTAATACCACAATTGATGTATTAGGTCAAATTACAGAAATTACTGGAACAAAGCCAGACTTTCATCAGATAGATCTGCGGATTAAAAACGATGTAAAAGATTTTTTTAAGAACAATCATGTTGATGGTATTATACATTTTGCTGCTTATAAAGCTGTTGGTGAAAGTATGGGCGAACCTTTAGAATATTATGAAAATAATTTTAACTCATTAATTTATTTATTGCAAGAAATGAGAGACAGAAAATTAGATAATTTTATTTTCTCTTCTTCTTGCACAGTATACGGACAAGCAGATAAACTACCTATAACAGAAGAGGCACCAGTAAAAGCAGCAGAATCTGTTTATGGAAATACAAAACAAGTTGGTGAGGAAATTATTAAAGACACAAGCAAAGCACATAATATCAATGCAATTGCTTTGCGTTATTTTAATCCTATAGGTGGTCATCCATCTATAAAAATCGGAGAATTACCTCTTGGAGTTCCTCAAAATTTAATCCCATTTATCACACAAACTGCAGCAGGAATGCGTGAAGAATTATCTGTTTTCGGTAATGATTATCCTACAAAAGATGGAACTGCAGTTCGCGATTATATCGATGTTGTAGATTTAGCCAGGGCACATATTGCAGCTTTAAGAAGGCTTATCGATAAAAAAAATAAAAAATCTTTTGAATATTTTAATGTTGGTTCAGGTAATGGAAGTTCTGTTTTAGAAATTATTAATACTTTCGAAAAAGTAAATAATATAAAACTAAATTATAAAATTGTTGGAAGACGTGAAGGTGATGTAGTAGTTGCTTTTGCTGATACTGCAATTGCAAATAAAGAATTGAATTGGAAAACAGAAATAAGCCTAGAGAAAACTTTAGAAACTGCTTGGAAATGGCAACTAAAGCAAACTGTTTAA
- a CDS encoding TonB-dependent siderophore receptor, producing the protein MTRNKLLILSFALMQTTLFAQENKKVQELDTILIKSTRIDLPFKENSRTINVVTSAAIKNSAATNVADLLQQVAGVDIRRRGTAGSQSDLYIRGGGFDQTLLLIDGIKMDDAQTGHHTMNAALPLEVIERIEIIKGPAARVFGQNAFTGAINIVTKKKLLNKVSINLEAGSFGQLNYSATVGREYENTSIIAHAGSLNSDGYRTNSDYENNNYFLKGIFNKKNQPIEVLATFFDKKIGAENFYTTNPAWNEYEETQNSLLGVSTTFRTEKFKISPRIYWRRGQDIFLLKRDDPSFFRNLHITNKVGVEANVSYTSEMGITGFGIDISRFFISSNNLGNRNRTMANLFLEHRFTLWDNVDVTPGVAVTYFSDFKFNAFPGLDVGVQLTDNFKAYGNIGYTFRVPTFTDLYYKDPGTSGNPNLEPESAFAQELGIKFSTNNFFGSVAFFNRDSDNLIDYIRPNTTVSIFTATNIAEVNTQGFEFEGAYSFNLKDYKQTVTFGYTYLNDDILDQNKDLSRYSLNTLKHQFITRFASKLFKNIKQNIIYKHAERAIGSSYNVWDASVIVDVNKFSFTVTANNIFDAEYIESGFVPMPSSNILFGLRYNF; encoded by the coding sequence ATGACACGTAATAAATTATTGATTTTATCATTTGCATTGATGCAAACGACCTTGTTTGCACAAGAGAATAAAAAAGTGCAAGAACTAGATACAATTTTAATAAAATCGACTAGAATAGACTTACCTTTTAAAGAAAATTCACGCACAATAAATGTTGTTACCTCAGCAGCAATAAAAAACAGCGCAGCAACAAATGTAGCAGATCTTTTGCAACAAGTTGCAGGAGTAGATATTAGAAGAAGAGGAACTGCCGGGAGTCAATCAGACTTATATATTCGAGGAGGAGGTTTCGACCAGACATTGTTGTTGATTGATGGAATTAAAATGGATGACGCGCAGACAGGTCATCACACAATGAATGCAGCTTTGCCACTTGAAGTTATTGAAAGAATAGAAATTATAAAAGGACCTGCAGCAAGAGTTTTTGGTCAAAATGCATTTACAGGTGCAATAAATATTGTGACTAAAAAGAAATTATTAAATAAAGTTTCTATCAATTTAGAGGCTGGTTCTTTCGGTCAATTAAATTATTCTGCAACGGTTGGTAGGGAATATGAAAATACATCAATTATTGCGCACGCAGGGTCACTCAATTCGGATGGTTATCGTACGAATTCTGATTATGAAAACAACAATTATTTCTTAAAAGGAATTTTCAACAAGAAAAACCAACCAATAGAAGTACTTGCTACTTTTTTCGACAAAAAAATTGGTGCAGAAAATTTTTACACTACAAATCCTGCTTGGAATGAATATGAAGAAACTCAAAATAGTTTATTAGGAGTTTCAACTACTTTCAGAACAGAAAAGTTTAAGATTTCTCCAAGAATTTATTGGAGAAGAGGGCAAGATATATTTTTGTTGAAAAGAGACGATCCTAGTTTTTTTAGGAATTTACACATTACGAATAAAGTGGGTGTAGAAGCGAATGTTTCTTATACCTCAGAAATGGGGATTACTGGTTTTGGTATAGATATTTCTAGATTTTTTATTAGTAGTAATAATTTAGGTAATAGAAATAGAACCATGGCGAACTTATTTTTAGAGCATCGTTTTACTTTATGGGATAATGTAGATGTTACTCCAGGAGTTGCAGTTACTTATTTTTCTGATTTTAAATTTAATGCTTTTCCTGGTTTAGATGTTGGTGTGCAATTAACAGATAACTTTAAAGCTTACGGAAATATTGGTTATACGTTTAGAGTGCCAACTTTTACAGATTTGTATTATAAAGATCCTGGAACTTCTGGAAACCCAAATTTAGAGCCAGAAAGTGCATTTGCACAAGAATTAGGAATAAAATTTAGTACTAACAATTTCTTTGGTTCTGTTGCTTTTTTTAATAGAGATTCAGATAATTTAATAGATTATATTCGACCGAATACGACCGTAAGTATTTTTACAGCAACAAATATTGCAGAGGTAAATACACAAGGATTTGAATTTGAAGGAGCTTATAGTTTCAATTTAAAGGACTATAAGCAAACAGTAACATTTGGTTACACGTACTTAAATGATGATATTTTAGATCAAAATAAAGATTTGTCTCGTTATTCTTTAAACACGCTAAAACATCAATTTATAACTCGTTTTGCAAGTAAATTGTTTAAAAATATAAAGCAAAATATTATTTATAAGCATGCAGAACGTGCGATTGGCTCAAGTTATAATGTTTGGGATGCTTCTGTAATTGTAGATGTTAATAAGTTTAGTTTTACAGTAACTGCTAATAATATTTTTGATGCAGAATATATAGAATCTGGTTTTGTGCCAATGCCGTCAAGTAATATTTTATTTGGTTTACGGTATAATTTTTAA